One genomic segment of Borrelia coriaceae includes these proteins:
- a CDS encoding DUF3996 domain-containing protein, protein MKILLQLIMIFVASLSFATKIDTSALNKILNEQEIQHKSFGIGFGIGNPITNIIINFPYVDIDIGYGGFNGLHPNNFVPYIVFGTDILLQKEIYQNTMITSGLGIGLDLSPIKPNEKDASSIQTDDSTNKQEEFSLTSPNNRLGIVLRFPIILEYSFLTNVVIGFKAVTTIGGTMIFNPTSMEGIRFGFFAFGFIKIYI, encoded by the coding sequence ATGAAAATATTATTGCAACTGATTATGATTTTTGTAGCAAGTCTATCTTTTGCTACAAAAATTGATACATCTGCTCTTAATAAAATATTAAATGAGCAAGAAATCCAACATAAATCATTTGGAATAGGGTTTGGAATTGGAAACCCTATAACTAATATCATAATTAATTTCCCATACGTAGATATAGATATTGGATATGGGGGGTTCAACGGACTACACCCTAACAATTTCGTACCTTATATTGTTTTTGGAACTGATATCTTATTACAAAAAGAAATTTATCAGAATACAATGATCACTAGCGGGCTTGGCATAGGCTTAGATTTATCTCCAATAAAACCAAACGAAAAAGATGCATCAAGCATACAAACAGATGATAGTACAAACAAACAAGAAGAATTTTCACTCACTTCGCCTAACAATAGGTTGGGAATTGTTCTTAGGTTTCCTATTATCTTAGAATATAGTTTTTTGACAAATGTTGTAATAGGATTCAAAGCTGTGACTACAATTGGTGGAACAATGATATTCAATCCCACATCAATGGAAGGAATTAGATTTGGATTTTTTGCTTTTGGATTCATAAAAATATACATATAA